GCCCCGGGATGCAGTTAAAACGATCATCGGTGACCGTGAAGCGGACATTTTCGAGCTTTTCAGCCGTATCCCTACTGATAATGTTCACTTGCTGATACGTTCTGTTCATGAAAGGAATTGCCGGTTGGATGATCCAGACTGTTCTGTCCATCTGAATACATTAATGGAGCAGGCTGTTCTACGGGCAGAGTATAGCTTTGAAGTGCTCCCGGGAAGCGGACGTAAGAAACGGGTAGCGTGCATGGAACTTCGCTTTGAAAGAGTCACCTTGTGCGCTCCTGTTAACGGTCCGGCAAAGGGCAGTCCCCCTGTTAGTCTTTATTGCATACATGTTAAAGAAAAATCTTCCAGTACACCGGTAAATGAGAGCCCTATTGAATGGAGACTGCTAACTACACATGTGGTGGAGACTGTAGAACAAGCAATTGAATGTATCGGTTGGTATCGTTGTAGATGGCTGATTGAAGAGTTGTTCAGAGTGCTCAAAAGAAAGGGATTCATGATTGAGGACGCACAGTTGGAAACAGTTTCGGCATTACAAAAACTAATCTTAATTTCCTTGCAGGCAGCCCTGCAGGTGATGGTACTCAAACTTTCTTTTGATAAAGAAGATGAAAAACTCTCTTCAGAAATCTACTTTACAAGCAAAGAAATAGCATTATTACATATAGTAGGAAAAAAGAGTGAGGGAAATACAAAAATACAGCAAAATCCATATAAAAAAGAATCAATGGCATGGGCAGCATGGATTATTGCAAGGTTAGGAGCATGGAGTGCATACAAGAGCCAGTCCATTCCAGGATATATTACCTTTAAGAATGGACTGGATAGATTTTATACACAGTTTGAACTGTATGAGTTAATCAGCTAAGACTTGTGTATAAAGGGTAGCTTCCTGAAGGAGGAGAATGGAGTTACTATTGTGTATTACTGTTTAGTTCATTCCTTTGCAGTTTTCAAGAATCTGATGATGGGAGAAAATAATAAACTGAAGAATATAACCATGACTATAATGCTTTTTCTATAACTCCCATAAAAACTTATTAAAGAAAAGAGGAGCGAAGCCCCCCTTGACTTCACTCCCCCACAATCTTTCTCCTCTACTTTTTGCCTAATACACGGAGAAAACAAGTTTGAATTAAAAAAAGTTACACCTAATATTTATAAACCTCTAGAAATTTCTACCAGTATCCCACCAAAGGCGAGTTCCACCGTTATCTTCACCTCCCAAAGCTTTCTTCAAAGCAGAATATTGAGTAGGATTGTTTTTTTGAATGTCTGACGGATATGGCAAGCGACGAATACGTATGTTGGTATCGATAGCTCCACCACTATTGTTCACAAAGACTTTGAACAACTGCGGATAACCTGTACGGCGTTGTTCTGTCCAAGCTTCATAGCCTTCAGGATAACAAGCAATCCACTTCTGTGTAAGGATTCTTTCCAGTTGCTCTTCCGGAGAAGCACCTCCATCCCACTTCGGAGTCACTTTAATCAGCGCTTTCACATCATATTTTGCTTCGAAGGCATCGACATAATCGGAAGGAGTAGCATCACTTGTGAGATAATCGCCTACATTCACTCCCCATTGCTGACAGGAAACCGTAATACCTTTCTCGTAGCAGTCTTTCACGTTTTCGGAAGTAAATCCACGCAAGGCAGCCTCAGCACGAAGGAACCATACTTCGGCAGCAGTCATCAAGATAGCATCGGTCTGTTTGGTTATCGTACTCTTGGAATGCAGACGGTAACGGTTTTCGTCTTTTACAGTAACTCCTGTTCCTTGGGGAACACCTTTATAAGTACCGGCAATCTTATTTCTTTCGGCAATAATCAAATTACCCTTTTCGTCTTTTATATCACCACCTTCCGCTTTCGAGTAATACTTAATCAGTCGCGGATCATTATATCCTACCAAAACAGACTCCATCGTAGCACCCATGAATACTTCTCCCCAGCCTTCATTGACTGTTCCCAGCGGATTCTTATAACCGCTTTCGGT
This sequence is a window from Bacteroides thetaiotaomicron VPI-5482. Protein-coding genes within it:
- a CDS encoding SusD/RagB family nutrient-binding outer membrane lipoprotein; its protein translation is MKKNLYIANLLVAGLMTFTGCTDGFESDNANKAGYTPELQEYDLQKYVLNLGVMQQGIYFNYDWGRGTDWTFQTIQNLGHDMFAGYFHDMNNSFNDKNSVYALNDGWTGSAWTYTYGYIMTAAQKSEKINQEQKGLLGVTKILKVELMHRIADTYGPIVYTKFGQEEGDNVDSQEAAYRQFFKDLDEGVKLINEYKKDNAALEPFAAADILMPAGKRTLSQWVKFANSLRLRLAIRVSMSAPDLARAEVAKAMDATAGGVLESADETVAVSTESGYKNPLGTVNEGWGEVFMGATMESVLVGYNDPRLIKYYSKAEGGDIKDEKGNLIIAERNKIAGTYKGVPQGTGVTVKDENRYRLHSKSTITKQTDAILMTAAEVWFLRAEAALRGFTSENVKDCYEKGITVSCQQWGVNVGDYLTSDATPSDYVDAFEAKYDVKALIKVTPKWDGGASPEEQLERILTQKWIACYPEGYEAWTEQRRTGYPQLFKVFVNNSGGAIDTNIRIRRLPYPSDIQKNNPTQYSALKKALGGEDNGGTRLWWDTGRNF
- a CDS encoding IS4-like element ISBthe3 family transposase: MVVHQSAIVNQFSKEHKEKMGAYRFLNNSSVSSDAILSGLIHTCCKNASGRQHLLCIQDTSEINYEAHVERMKKKTASPGIVGQKQCGTFLHPVLVVDASSHIPIGFSSVKQWNRSPAALSREERNYRYQPIEEKESYRWIESGMAASEQMPRDAVKTIIGDREADIFELFSRIPTDNVHLLIRSVHERNCRLDDPDCSVHLNTLMEQAVLRAEYSFEVLPGSGRKKRVACMELRFERVTLCAPVNGPAKGSPPVSLYCIHVKEKSSSTPVNESPIEWRLLTTHVVETVEQAIECIGWYRCRWLIEELFRVLKRKGFMIEDAQLETVSALQKLILISLQAALQVMVLKLSFDKEDEKLSSEIYFTSKEIALLHIVGKKSEGNTKIQQNPYKKESMAWAAWIIARLGAWSAYKSQSIPGYITFKNGLDRFYTQFELYELIS